The following are encoded in a window of Vigna unguiculata cultivar IT97K-499-35 chromosome 8, ASM411807v1, whole genome shotgun sequence genomic DNA:
- the LOC114194353 gene encoding probable aquaporin PIP-type 7a has translation MEGKEQDVSLGANKFPERQPIGTAAQSQDDGKDYQEPPPAPLFEPSELTSWSFYRAGIAEFVATFLFLYITILTVMGVLRSPTKCQSVGIQGIAWAFGGMIFALVYCTAGISGGHINPAVTFGLFLARKLSLTRALFYIVMQVLGAIAGAGVVKGFEGKTRYGALNGGANFVAPGYTKGDGLGAEIVGTFILVYTVFSATDAKRSARDSHVPILAPLPIGFAVFLVHLATIPITGTGINPARSLGAAIIFNKDLGWDDHWIFWVGPFIGAALAALYHQVVIRAIPFKSK, from the exons atggaGGGGAAGGAGCAGGATGTGTCGTTGGGAGCGAACAAGTTCCCGGAGAGACAACCGATTGGTACGGCGGCGCAGAGCCAAGACGACGGCAAGGACTACCAGGAGCCACCGCCAGCGCCGCTTTTTGAGCCCTCAGAGCTTACTTCATGGTCCTTCTACAGAGCAGGGATAGCAGAGTTTGTAGCAACTTTTCTGTTTCTCTACATCACCATCTTAACCGTCATGGGCGTCCTCAGGTCTCCCACCAAGTGCCAATCCGTTGGTATTCAAGGAATCGCTTGGGCCTTCGGTGGCATGATCTTCGCCCTCGTTTACTGCACCGCCGGAATCTCag GTGGTCACATAAACCCTGCGGTTACCTTTGGGCTGTTCTTGGCAAGGAAATTGTCGTTGACCAGAGCGTTGTTCTACATAGTGATGCAAGTGTTGGGTGCTATCGCTGGCGCCGGAGTGGTGAAGGGTTTCGAGGGAAAAACCAGATACGGTGCATTGAACGGTGGTGCCAACTTTGTTGCCCCAGGTTACACAAAAGGTGACGGACTTGGTGCTGAAATTGTCGGCACCTTCATCCTTGTTTACACCGTTTTCTCAGCCACCGATGCCAAACGTAGCGCCAGAGACTCTCACGTCCCC ATTCTGGCACCTTTACCAATTGGGTTCGCTGTGTTCTTGGTTCACTTGGCCACCATCCCCATCACCGGAACCGGTATCAACCCTGCTCGTAGTCTCGGCGCTGCCATCATCTTCAACAAAGACCTTGGCTGGGACGATCAC TGGATCTTCTGGGTGGGACCATTCATCGGTGCGGCTCTCGCTGCCCTCTACCACCAGGTCGTAATCCGCGCCATTCCCTTCAAGTCCAAGTGA
- the LOC114193049 gene encoding uncharacterized protein LOC114193049 isoform X1, producing the protein MEGQYLIGESSRLLRDFSIGFSIIVFVYSSYLLGPSTSSQIGFSFLEFTSFAGKLRIEGGAGCANGGWKFCDIEALRMSIWDKCGWNLLSGLMSGSSCKQALYGYERLSNLYSLPLTRLAVKTCNGCLLGCGGNGGILLFRMTVVTLIC; encoded by the exons ATGGAAGGGCAATACTTAATCGGTGAATCATCCAGACTGTTACGAGACTTCTCCATTGGTTTTTCAATTATTGTATTTGTTTATTCATCTTATCTTCTAGGTCCTTCAACTTCTTCCCAGATTGGTTTTAGTTTTCTTGAATTCACGAGCTTTGCAGGGAAACTAAGAATTGAAGGGGGTGCAGGGTGTGCAAATGGAGGGTGGAAATTCTGTGATATTG AGGCACTTAGGATGAGCATTTGGGACAAGTGCGGTTGGAATTTACTCTCTGGTTTGATG AGTGGAAGTTCTTGTAAACAGGCACTGTATGGGTATGAGAGGCTTTCTAATTTGTATAGTTTGCCTTTAACTCGTTTGGCAGTGAAGACTTGCAATGGATGTCTGTTGGGTTGTGGAGGCAATGGCGGTATATTATTGTTTAGAATGACCGTAGTCACTCTCATTTGTTGA
- the LOC114194354 gene encoding uncharacterized protein LOC114194354 translates to MRRRQVLKHSIALVSLLVCVCCFFIVTMTFLKLPDAPTKESAMGFYPITRSRKVSLQDGNLGKFGEMMIDMLPQDLAFTMFVPSEEAFKRDLRLSVNDALKSDRFNDTFAILTRILGFSTVPRALSSSNVKWGELVNYDSLSGFPLYISKDIDGMLVVNRIRSEIVDVRKKEIVVHLMDGIIMDAEFEQSVLSDNDSDED, encoded by the coding sequence ATGAGGAGGCGTCAAGTTTTGAAGCATTCAATTGCTCTTGTGAGCTTGTTGGTATGTGTATGCTGTTTTTTTATCGTGACCATGACATTTCTCAAGCTTCCGGATGCCCCAACAAAGGAAAGTGCAATGGGGTTTTACCCAATAACGAGATCCAGAAAAGTTTCCCTTCAAGATGGCAACTTGGGCAAGTTTGGAGAAATGATGATTGACATGTTGCCGCAAGATCTTGCTTTTACCATGTTTGTTCCGTCCGAGGAAGCGTTTAAGCGAGATCTGCGTCTGTCGGTGAACGATGCTTTGAAATCGGACAGGTTTAATGATACTTTTGCGATTTTGACTCGTATTTTGGGATTTTCAACTGTCCCTCGAGCACTTTCTTCCTCTAATGTGAAATGGGGTGAGCTTGTGAACTATGATTCGTTATCTGGATTTCCATTGTACATTTCAAAAGACATCGATGGAATGCTTGTTGTTAACAGGATTCGATCAGAAATAGTAGATGTTAGAAAAAAAGAGATTGTTGTGCATCTCATGGATGGGATTATTATGGATGCTGAATTTGAGCAATCGGTTCTATCTGACAATGATTCAGATGAGGATTGA
- the LOC114193049 gene encoding uncharacterized protein LOC114193049 isoform X2, which produces MEGQYLIGESSRLLRDFSIGFSIIVFVYSSYLLGPSTSSQIGFSFLEFTSFAGKLRIEGGAGCANGGWKFCDIEALRMSIWDKCGWNLLSGLMDMEADAMFCWLYFSFVVPY; this is translated from the exons ATGGAAGGGCAATACTTAATCGGTGAATCATCCAGACTGTTACGAGACTTCTCCATTGGTTTTTCAATTATTGTATTTGTTTATTCATCTTATCTTCTAGGTCCTTCAACTTCTTCCCAGATTGGTTTTAGTTTTCTTGAATTCACGAGCTTTGCAGGGAAACTAAGAATTGAAGGGGGTGCAGGGTGTGCAAATGGAGGGTGGAAATTCTGTGATATTG AGGCACTTAGGATGAGCATTTGGGACAAGTGCGGTTGGAATTTACTCTCTGGTTTGATG GATATGGAGGCAGATGCTATGTTTTGTTGGCTATATTTCTCTTTCGTAGTCCCTTACTAA